Proteins encoded by one window of Moorella humiferrea:
- the cobA gene encoding uroporphyrinogen-III C-methyltransferase, which yields MPNGKVFLVGAGPGDPGLLTLKGRDCLAQADVVVYDRLINPALLDYASRDAEKVYVGKAPHRHALNQEEINKLLVDLARRGKKVVRLKGGDPFVFGRGGEEALALKAAGIPFEVIPGVTAAVAVPAYAGIPVTHRGLASSVAFITGNEDPGKENSAINWEGLAGAVDTLVFLMGMANLPTIVGRLLACGREPATPVALIRWGTRAEQETLTGTLGDIEARAREAGFSNPAVIVVGRVVSLRSKLAWLEGKPLFGRRVVVTRPRNQAETMAQELAALGAEVLLFPAIEIRPPADWEALDAALAEIKGFDWLIFTSANGVRFFWQRLQEKRFDVRLLAHLKIAAIGPATSRALEERGLYPDWRPQEYVAEAVAAGLGPQLKGRRVLLPRADIARPFLAENLRRQGAEVVEIAAYRTVKATNDVDILREMLEKGKIAAVTFTSSSTVRSFLETLGDKGLHLMKNVDIFCLGPITAATAIEMGLKVTATAAEYTEEGLIRTMLEYYISRGTGEAK from the coding sequence ATGCCTAACGGTAAGGTTTTTCTCGTCGGTGCCGGACCGGGGGACCCCGGGCTATTAACCCTCAAAGGGCGTGACTGTCTGGCCCAGGCCGATGTCGTGGTATATGATCGCCTGATTAATCCCGCCCTCCTTGATTATGCTTCCCGGGATGCTGAAAAAGTTTACGTTGGTAAAGCGCCGCACCGCCATGCCCTTAATCAGGAAGAGATAAATAAACTTCTGGTGGATTTGGCCCGTCGCGGTAAAAAAGTGGTACGCTTGAAGGGCGGTGACCCCTTTGTTTTTGGGCGCGGTGGGGAAGAGGCCCTGGCCCTTAAAGCCGCAGGTATACCCTTTGAAGTAATTCCCGGCGTTACGGCGGCCGTCGCCGTACCTGCCTATGCCGGCATTCCCGTAACCCATCGCGGCCTGGCCTCTTCCGTGGCCTTTATTACCGGCAACGAGGATCCGGGAAAAGAGAATAGTGCTATAAATTGGGAGGGCCTTGCGGGAGCCGTTGATACTCTGGTCTTTCTCATGGGCATGGCCAATTTGCCCACCATTGTCGGCCGACTTTTGGCCTGCGGCCGTGAACCTGCCACGCCTGTGGCCCTTATACGCTGGGGAACCAGGGCCGAGCAAGAAACCCTTACCGGCACCCTGGGCGATATCGAAGCCAGGGCCCGGGAGGCCGGATTTAGCAATCCGGCCGTCATCGTGGTGGGACGGGTGGTTTCCCTGCGCTCAAAACTTGCCTGGCTGGAAGGGAAACCACTTTTCGGACGACGGGTGGTCGTCACCAGACCCCGGAACCAGGCGGAAACCATGGCCCAGGAATTGGCGGCTTTGGGTGCCGAAGTCCTTCTCTTTCCGGCAATTGAAATCCGGCCGCCTGCCGATTGGGAAGCCCTCGATGCCGCCCTTGCCGAAATTAAGGGTTTTGACTGGTTGATTTTCACCAGCGCCAACGGTGTGCGCTTTTTTTGGCAACGTCTTCAGGAAAAGCGTTTCGACGTGCGACTTCTGGCCCATCTAAAGATTGCCGCCATCGGTCCGGCCACTTCCAGGGCTTTGGAAGAGCGGGGCCTTTATCCTGACTGGCGGCCGCAGGAATACGTTGCGGAAGCCGTCGCCGCCGGCCTCGGTCCTCAACTAAAAGGCCGCAGGGTCCTCCTGCCGCGGGCCGATATCGCCCGGCCGTTCCTAGCGGAAAATCTCCGCAGGCAAGGGGCGGAAGTGGTGGAAATTGCCGCTTACCGGACGGTTAAAGCGACAAATGATGTCGACATTTTACGGGAAATGCTGGAAAAAGGTAAAATAGCGGCCGTTACCTTTACGAGCTCCTCTACAGTTCGTTCGTTTTTGGAAACCCTCGGGGATAAAGGCCTGCATCTGATGAAGAACGTAGATATATTCTGCCTGGGTCCCATAACGGCGGCTACAGCTATAGAGATGGGCTTAAAGGTAACGGCTACGGCCGCAGAATATACAGAAGAAGGTTTGATCCGGACCATGCTGGAATATTATATCAGCCGGGGAACGGGTGAAGCAAAGTGA
- the hemC gene encoding hydroxymethylbilane synthase gives MREIKVGSRDSELARWQARWVIESLAKAWPDLTFRLITFKTKGDKILDVALARIGDKGLFTKELEVALMDGVIDMAVHSMKDMPTSLPKGLKIGAVGRREEPADVLISPAGYTLNTLPIKARVGTSSLRRKAQLAHFRPDLELVDIRGNVPTRLAKMEREGLAAIVLAAAGLKRLNLNRIHGETLPYSICLPAVGQGAIGVEIRADDEEMARIVAAINHAPTAAAVYAERAFLRSLEGGCQVPIGALATVEGEAMIIQGMVASLDGRRVLRDFVSAATSAPEAAGRELARKLLDRGAGTILEEVKLKGGNA, from the coding sequence ATGCGTGAGATAAAGGTGGGCTCCAGGGACAGCGAACTGGCACGCTGGCAGGCACGTTGGGTCATAGAGTCCCTTGCAAAGGCCTGGCCGGATCTCACCTTTCGTCTAATTACCTTTAAGACTAAGGGCGATAAAATCCTCGATGTGGCCCTGGCGCGTATCGGCGACAAGGGCCTTTTTACCAAAGAGCTAGAAGTGGCCCTCATGGACGGAGTTATCGATATGGCTGTCCATAGTATGAAGGATATGCCGACCTCCCTGCCGAAAGGCCTGAAAATTGGCGCTGTGGGACGGCGGGAAGAACCGGCCGATGTTTTGATTTCTCCTGCAGGATATACTTTAAACACTTTACCAATAAAGGCCCGGGTGGGGACAAGCAGCCTCAGGCGCAAAGCCCAGCTGGCCCATTTCCGTCCCGATTTGGAACTGGTAGATATACGTGGTAACGTTCCCACCCGCCTTGCTAAAATGGAGAGGGAAGGTTTAGCGGCCATCGTTCTGGCGGCGGCGGGGTTAAAAAGATTAAATCTCAATCGCATCCACGGGGAAACCCTGCCCTACAGCATATGTCTGCCGGCCGTGGGGCAGGGGGCCATCGGCGTCGAGATACGTGCCGATGATGAAGAAATGGCCCGGATTGTGGCCGCCATCAATCATGCACCAACGGCTGCCGCCGTATATGCGGAAAGGGCCTTTCTACGTTCCCTGGAAGGGGGATGTCAGGTTCCCATAGGCGCCCTGGCGACAGTAGAAGGAGAAGCCATGATTATCCAGGGGATGGTGGCCAGCCTGGACGGCAGAAGGGTTTTAAGGGATTTCGTTTCCGCAGCAACTAGCGCTCCCGAGGCTGCCGGCAGGGAACTGGCCCGCAAACTGTTGGACCGGGGTGCGGGGACTATATTAGAGGAGGTAAAATTGAAGGGTGGCAATGCCTAA
- the hemA gene encoding glutamyl-tRNA reductase codes for MFIVAVGLNHRTAPVEIREQLAFTRYSLPEALRQLKNTTGVEGCVILSTCNRTEIYIACRQEDAGIREGKNFLVKYCRQDDRELENYLYTLNTRHSVRHLFRVAGGLDSMILGEDQVLSQVAEAYEMARTTGTTNGILNTLWQQAINVGKRIRTETRIDRNTVSVSYAAVELARQVFHGNLEGRTILVIGAGKMSTLAARYLKDKGATTVLVSNRSYERAVDLAVKIEGHAIRLDHLEEYLPRADIIISCTTASHYIIHREQVARALAKRPGKPLMFIDIAVPRDIEPSVGELPGVKLFDIDDLQQVVLTNLEERQRAARQAEAIVAEEVEGFFRWLATLYVVPTITALKEKAETIKAAELERAYNRLGELTPRQKKIVASLANSIANQLLHDVVVNLKKAAPTPRGHLYAEALHELFNLSEGQGTEHGVDRKSPAAAEGRN; via the coding sequence TTGTTTATCGTTGCCGTCGGTTTAAACCATCGTACGGCGCCGGTGGAAATCCGGGAACAGCTGGCCTTTACCCGCTACAGTTTGCCGGAAGCTTTAAGACAGCTAAAGAACACAACCGGCGTTGAAGGCTGCGTAATTTTAAGCACCTGTAACCGAACGGAGATATATATAGCCTGCCGGCAGGAAGACGCGGGGATCAGGGAGGGTAAGAATTTCCTGGTAAAATACTGTCGGCAGGACGATCGCGAATTAGAAAACTACCTTTATACCCTTAATACGCGTCACTCCGTCCGCCACCTGTTCCGGGTTGCGGGCGGGCTGGATTCCATGATCCTCGGTGAAGATCAGGTACTGTCCCAGGTGGCCGAGGCTTACGAAATGGCCAGGACTACCGGTACGACTAACGGCATTCTCAACACCCTGTGGCAACAGGCCATCAACGTGGGGAAAAGAATAAGGACGGAAACCCGTATCGACCGCAATACGGTATCTGTAAGCTATGCCGCCGTCGAGCTGGCCCGCCAGGTCTTTCACGGCAACCTCGAGGGACGCACCATTTTAGTGATCGGGGCCGGAAAGATGAGCACCCTGGCTGCGCGATACTTGAAAGATAAAGGAGCAACAACCGTCCTTGTTTCTAATCGTTCTTATGAACGGGCCGTCGATTTGGCCGTCAAAATAGAGGGCCATGCAATACGTCTTGACCATTTAGAGGAATACCTGCCGCGGGCCGATATTATAATTAGCTGTACGACGGCCAGTCACTATATCATTCACCGGGAACAAGTGGCACGGGCCCTGGCGAAGCGGCCGGGAAAACCTTTAATGTTTATCGATATAGCCGTACCCCGCGATATCGAACCTTCAGTAGGAGAATTACCTGGGGTTAAGCTTTTTGATATCGACGACCTGCAGCAGGTGGTTCTGACCAATCTGGAAGAAAGGCAGCGTGCCGCCCGTCAGGCGGAGGCTATAGTTGCCGAAGAAGTTGAAGGGTTTTTCCGCTGGCTGGCAACCCTCTATGTAGTACCGACGATTACAGCCCTGAAGGAAAAAGCTGAAACTATTAAAGCGGCGGAGCTGGAACGGGCTTACAATCGTCTGGGTGAGCTGACGCCCAGGCAGAAGAAAATCGTAGCCTCACTTGCCAATTCCATTGCCAACCAGCTCCTTCACGATGTTGTAGTTAATCTGAAAAAGGCCGCCCCTACGCCGCGGGGACACTTATATGCCGAAGCCCTCCATGAACTTTTTAACCTATCTGAAGGGCAAGGCACGGAACACGGCGTCGACCGGAAAAGTCCGGCGGCGGCAGAAGGGAGAAATTAA
- a CDS encoding precorrin-2 dehydrogenase/sirohydrochlorin ferrochelatase family protein — MGLYSMVVELSGRPCLVVGGGRVGERKVLNLLEAGANVTLVSPEATKRLADLALARQLVWWRRCYRPDDIKGMTLVFAVTADAGVNARVAADCRQAGIFVNVADAPEQCTFMVPAVLRRGDLQIAISTGGKSPALARQLKKKLEGEIGAEYGPWLNFLGELRPFLKEIWPNDQKRREEMLKLLTGDEILFRLVARGKEELAKERVKHCLSLPSV; from the coding sequence ATGGGCCTATATTCTATGGTAGTGGAGTTATCAGGACGCCCCTGCCTGGTTGTCGGCGGCGGACGGGTTGGCGAACGCAAAGTTTTAAATCTCCTGGAAGCGGGGGCCAACGTTACCCTGGTTAGCCCGGAAGCTACCAAACGCCTGGCGGATTTAGCCCTGGCGCGGCAACTGGTGTGGTGGCGTCGCTGCTACCGACCCGATGATATTAAAGGCATGACGCTCGTCTTTGCCGTTACCGCCGATGCCGGGGTCAACGCCCGAGTGGCCGCCGACTGCCGGCAGGCCGGCATATTTGTCAATGTAGCCGATGCTCCGGAACAATGTACCTTTATGGTACCGGCCGTACTGCGGCGCGGCGACCTGCAAATTGCCATTTCCACCGGCGGTAAAAGTCCGGCCCTGGCACGCCAGCTGAAAAAAAAGCTGGAAGGAGAAATCGGGGCGGAATACGGCCCTTGGCTGAACTTTTTGGGAGAACTGCGCCCTTTTCTTAAAGAAATATGGCCTAATGACCAAAAAAGGCGGGAAGAAATGCTTAAACTTTTAACCGGCGATGAGATCTTGTTTCGCCTGGTTGCCCGGGGAAAAGAAGAATTGGCAAAGGAGCGGGTGAAGCATTGTTTATCGTTGCCGTCGGTTTAA
- a CDS encoding polyprenyl synthetase family protein has product MKEFPLWQEVQADLEAVEAELLRQVEAPDPILTQAARHLVQAGGKRLRPAFAILAAKCCGAPREQILPLAVALEMIHMATLVHDDVIDASPVRRGRPTVWARWGKELSLHTGDYLFARALLLVAAYDDPRIPSILASTSVKMVQGELYQLAGAFDIGVTLRDYLKRIYRKTALLIAASCQLGAIAAGASENLIGSLYRYGRNLGMAFQITDDVLDMAAEPEKLGKPIGSDLRQGVITLPAIYALRFSPKKQKLACLLAKRDKTSMEIQEVIDLIKNCGGIDYSLGLAERYLAKARQHVLALPPGRARDILVGLTYFVRTRGI; this is encoded by the coding sequence ATGAAAGAGTTTCCCCTTTGGCAGGAGGTACAAGCCGATTTAGAAGCGGTCGAGGCGGAATTATTGCGCCAGGTTGAAGCCCCCGACCCCATCTTAACTCAGGCGGCCCGGCACCTGGTACAGGCAGGGGGTAAAAGACTGCGCCCGGCCTTTGCCATCCTTGCTGCTAAATGCTGCGGGGCCCCCCGGGAACAGATTCTTCCCCTGGCCGTCGCCCTGGAAATGATTCACATGGCCACCCTGGTCCACGATGATGTCATCGATGCTTCCCCTGTACGACGGGGACGGCCCACGGTCTGGGCACGGTGGGGCAAAGAGCTTTCTCTGCATACTGGGGATTATCTTTTTGCCCGGGCCCTTCTCCTGGTAGCCGCTTATGACGATCCCCGCATCCCGTCAATCCTGGCTTCCACCAGTGTTAAAATGGTGCAGGGGGAACTCTATCAGCTGGCCGGAGCCTTTGATATTGGCGTCACTTTACGGGATTATTTAAAGCGAATATATCGTAAAACGGCCCTGCTCATTGCCGCCAGCTGTCAGCTGGGGGCAATAGCCGCCGGAGCAAGCGAGAACTTAATCGGCAGCCTTTACCGTTACGGCCGCAATCTGGGTATGGCCTTCCAGATTACCGACGACGTCCTGGACATGGCCGCAGAGCCCGAGAAATTGGGTAAGCCGATAGGCAGCGATCTGCGCCAGGGGGTTATCACCCTGCCGGCTATTTACGCTTTGCGTTTTTCGCCTAAAAAGCAGAAATTGGCCTGTCTTTTAGCCAAAAGGGATAAAACTTCAATGGAAATTCAGGAAGTCATAGATCTTATTAAAAACTGCGGCGGCATTGATTATTCCCTGGGGCTGGCGGAGCGTTACCTGGCGAAGGCCAGACAGCATGTCCTTGCACTGCCGCCGGGAAGGGCGCGCGATATATTAGTTGGCCTAACGTATTTTGTAAGGACGCGTGGTATATAA
- a CDS encoding O-antigen ligase family protein, which yields MARSKRKPVETNTKEENKKGKVIPLTSAIKSGKKQKVNNEEGNKTLFFLAFGGLMLLLFYPPFFRGLFFPVEQRWTLLFAAVLFFLTYLWKLSRREVAFLNHPLDFAAAALVVVYILAAVKPASRSLAVAEVAKVFLYFLTYWLVSRLGGQRRSLYLLNTMYLAAAGTALAALFSATEIVYIKDGFVGGRFYSTLQYPNALASYVGAGSLIGFYLWGQSDSRRRYLYAAANYLLLMVFLGTGSRGALLVFPGAVLLFWLLAPRGYRLNTLAHIAVSGGAALFGIARFIPLAVAKAYGPAWGWFILGLVVALSGQLVIQGTGRILFTARARWAAGIALLVLFLGGGFILVQRQMSVSPAAVEGQTSSLLARILPPQIMNRLQDINLETKSSKERLLWTKDAIKMVRERPLLGFGGGGWEAAYRQYQSYFYNSTQVHNDYAQVAVETGLTGLGVLALIWLFFLQAALANYRTLNGKERLQVAAVATAALNLGLHAALDFDLALGAISIMLWACFGLIRNMEEQRLGQETVMAAVEWKNKRAAYVTGAGFLTLILILFSVSYLAGVNSARRAAVALQRNNLNAAASYLEEAGRYDPFTASYNSDLAGILLQQGKNKEALTSALAASFKDPFNLNVLNRLAEAYWQNGALEEAIATMERARQIAPWVGAVWENLGRAYATAGINYLQAGKQDRARQMFQAAASLPDDVQEKVNTLGELKELHQQGGVALTPTLRLQAAIGQYFLGLTKEAAANLKAAAVDGQIKDEVQLWQAVLASSQGDEREASRLLAQVDKTNASLARQFDQLKKLPQLVR from the coding sequence ATGGCGCGTAGTAAAAGAAAACCGGTTGAAACAAATACAAAAGAAGAAAACAAGAAGGGCAAAGTAATACCCCTGACAAGTGCCATTAAAAGCGGGAAAAAGCAAAAGGTGAATAACGAAGAAGGTAACAAGACTTTATTTTTCCTGGCCTTTGGCGGGCTAATGTTACTCCTCTTTTACCCGCCCTTTTTTCGCGGTCTCTTTTTCCCGGTAGAGCAACGCTGGACTTTGTTGTTCGCCGCCGTGTTGTTTTTCCTTACATATTTATGGAAGCTGTCCCGGCGGGAAGTAGCCTTTCTCAACCATCCCCTGGATTTTGCCGCAGCGGCCCTGGTAGTAGTTTATATCCTGGCTGCCGTCAAGCCGGCCAGCCGCAGCCTGGCCGTAGCCGAGGTGGCCAAGGTTTTCCTTTATTTTTTAACTTACTGGCTTGTTTCCCGCCTGGGCGGCCAGCGCCGTTCCCTTTACCTGCTTAACACCATGTATCTGGCCGCCGCTGGCACCGCCCTGGCAGCCCTGTTCAGCGCCACGGAAATTGTTTATATAAAAGACGGTTTTGTGGGAGGACGTTTTTACTCCACTTTACAGTATCCCAATGCCCTGGCCAGTTACGTCGGAGCCGGCAGCCTCATCGGTTTTTATCTCTGGGGCCAATCCGATAGTCGCCGTCGTTACTTGTACGCTGCGGCTAATTACCTGTTGTTAATGGTTTTTCTGGGAACGGGGTCCAGGGGGGCTTTATTAGTTTTTCCGGGGGCGGTTCTTCTCTTTTGGCTGCTGGCGCCTAGAGGCTATCGCCTGAATACCCTGGCTCATATCGCTGTCAGCGGTGGCGCCGCCCTGTTCGGTATTGCCCGATTTATTCCCCTGGCTGTGGCTAAAGCCTACGGACCCGCGTGGGGTTGGTTTATCCTGGGCCTGGTTGTTGCCCTAAGCGGTCAACTTGTAATTCAGGGGACAGGGCGCATCCTGTTTACCGCCCGGGCACGCTGGGCCGCCGGTATTGCCCTTCTTGTCCTTTTCCTTGGTGGTGGCTTTATCCTGGTCCAGCGCCAAATGTCCGTAAGTCCTGCAGCCGTAGAAGGCCAGACAAGCAGTCTATTGGCCCGCATCTTGCCGCCCCAAATAATGAACCGTCTGCAAGACATCAATTTAGAAACGAAGAGCAGCAAAGAACGTTTGTTGTGGACGAAAGATGCAATAAAAATGGTGCGGGAACGCCCCCTCCTGGGCTTTGGCGGCGGCGGGTGGGAAGCGGCATACCGCCAGTATCAGAGCTATTTTTATAATTCTACCCAGGTGCACAACGATTACGCCCAGGTGGCCGTAGAAACCGGCCTGACCGGTTTGGGCGTGCTGGCCCTGATTTGGTTGTTTTTCTTACAGGCCGCCCTTGCCAACTATCGCACTTTGAACGGCAAAGAGCGCCTTCAAGTAGCAGCCGTTGCTACAGCCGCTTTAAACCTCGGTCTCCACGCGGCCCTGGATTTCGACCTCGCCCTGGGGGCTATATCCATAATGCTCTGGGCCTGTTTCGGATTGATCCGTAATATGGAAGAACAACGCCTGGGCCAGGAAACAGTTATGGCCGCGGTAGAATGGAAAAACAAACGGGCGGCCTACGTTACGGGGGCCGGATTCTTAACGCTAATCCTTATACTCTTTAGCGTTTCCTACCTGGCCGGTGTGAACAGTGCCCGCCGGGCGGCAGTCGCCCTGCAGCGCAACAACCTTAATGCCGCGGCCTCTTATTTAGAAGAAGCCGGTCGTTATGACCCCTTTACCGCCTCGTACAACAGCGACCTAGCAGGCATTTTATTGCAGCAGGGGAAGAACAAGGAGGCCCTGACCTCGGCCCTGGCCGCAAGCTTTAAAGATCCATTTAATTTAAACGTATTAAACCGTCTGGCTGAAGCATACTGGCAGAACGGAGCCTTGGAAGAAGCCATCGCGACCATGGAACGCGCCCGCCAAATAGCGCCCTGGGTGGGGGCAGTGTGGGAGAATTTAGGGCGGGCCTATGCTACTGCCGGCATTAATTACCTCCAGGCGGGCAAGCAGGATCGCGCCCGGCAGATGTTCCAGGCGGCTGCGTCCTTGCCGGACGACGTACAGGAGAAGGTAAACACCCTTGGAGAATTAAAAGAACTGCACCAGCAGGGGGGAGTGGCCCTGACGCCGACCCTTCGTCTGCAGGCGGCCATCGGCCAGTATTTCCTGGGACTGACAAAAGAGGCGGCAGCCAATCTTAAGGCGGCAGCCGTCGACGGGCAGATAAAGGATGAAGTTCAGCTTTGGCAGGCCGTCCTTGCTTCTTCTCAAGGGGATGAACGAGAGGCATCCAGGCTTTTGGCGCAGGTAGACAAGACTAACGCCTCCCTGGCCCGGCAGTTTGATCAGTTAAAAAAGTTGCCGCAACTGGTCAGGTAG
- a CDS encoding DUF3006 domain-containing protein, with amino-acid sequence MPRRELLIIDHFENELAVIKYGHHTFTLLRSLLPRAAKEGDVIKLAVVLDAQASARRKKEARSVAGVEFEE; translated from the coding sequence ATGCCGCGCCGGGAATTGCTAATCATTGATCATTTTGAAAATGAATTGGCCGTGATTAAATACGGCCACCACACCTTTACCTTACTCCGTTCCCTCCTGCCCCGGGCAGCCAAAGAAGGCGATGTTATCAAACTCGCTGTGGTCCTGGATGCGCAAGCCTCTGCCCGGCGAAAAAAAGAAGCCCGCTCTGTAGCAGGCGTTGAGTTTGAGGAGTAA